In the genome of Saprospira sp. CCB-QB6, one region contains:
- a CDS encoding peptidoglycan-binding domain-containing protein produces MGQLYLHTFIFFLTSFLLSLGINAQTQDIFESLRKQAELGKTYFIGLANANSEESYDLAEGYYLKFVPAEYEVTEDSILVSPALNGNFDTTNYFMSTEILTLRDPVSEWRPADVSEICRQDEEPKHKVAACLVKLAPEYKVVNTRFYPFKDILDTSRTDHVIPAVYEVVKRQTLKQKSRIEIIPESSGRPSLKAGEKLRYLPPGQWQSWAEVVCPFGVFNAPTAYEIQEALRKLGYKISKTGDYDEATRLFLRQFQKDYGINPEEGELSQATIDKLGLERRPLISVDY; encoded by the coding sequence GCTCAGACTCAAGATATATTTGAGAGTCTAAGAAAACAGGCTGAATTGGGAAAAACCTACTTCATTGGCTTAGCCAATGCAAATAGTGAAGAAAGCTATGATCTGGCTGAGGGCTATTACCTTAAGTTTGTCCCCGCCGAATATGAAGTAACCGAAGATAGTATTCTCGTCTCTCCAGCCCTAAATGGAAATTTTGATACGACGAATTATTTCATGAGTACCGAAATTTTAACGCTCAGAGATCCCGTCTCAGAATGGCGGCCCGCAGATGTTTCTGAAATCTGCCGCCAAGATGAAGAACCTAAACATAAGGTAGCCGCTTGTTTGGTCAAATTAGCCCCAGAATATAAAGTTGTCAATACGCGCTTTTATCCCTTTAAAGATATTTTGGACACCAGCCGTACGGATCATGTGATCCCCGCAGTCTATGAAGTAGTCAAAAGACAAACCCTAAAACAAAAAAGCCGAATTGAAATTATTCCAGAATCCTCAGGTAGACCCAGTCTCAAAGCAGGAGAAAAATTGCGCTATTTGCCCCCAGGCCAATGGCAAAGTTGGGCAGAAGTTGTCTGCCCCTTTGGCGTATTTAATGCCCCCACCGCCTACGAAATTCAAGAGGCTTTGCGCAAATTAGGCTACAAAATTTCTAAAACAGGCGACTATGACGAAGCTACCCGCCTTTTCCTCCGCCAATTCCAAAAAGACTATGGCATCAATCCCGAAGAAGGCGAACTCTCTCAAGCAACTATAGACAAACTTGGCCTAGAAAGACGCCCGCTGATTAGCGTAGATTATTAG